In the genome of Sander vitreus isolate 19-12246 chromosome 13, sanVit1, whole genome shotgun sequence, one region contains:
- the prdx5 gene encoding peroxiredoxin-5, mitochondrial — MLSITSTIIKTTRVIQRARLLHTSSVVKMPIQVGEHLPAVEVQEGEPGNKVSMDQLFKGKKGVLFAVPGAFTPGCSKTHLPGFVQQAVDLKSKGIQEVACISVNDAFVMAAWGKEHGTDGKVRMLADPTGAFTKAVDLLLDSDQIVQVLGNKRSKRYAMLVEDGVVKKINVEPDGTGLTCSLASNVLSEL, encoded by the exons ATGCTTTCCATCACAAGCACTATCATCAAAACCACCCGTGTCATCCAGCGCGCAAGGCTGCTTCACACTTCCTCTGTTGTCAAAATGCCGATTCAG GTTGGTGAACATCTCCCCGCAGTGGAGGTCCAGGAGGGGGAGCCAGGAAATAAGGTGTCCATGGATCAGCTCTTCAAGGGGAAGAAGGGAGTCCTCTTTGCTGTACCTGGAGCTTTCACCCCTGGTTGTTCCAAG ACTCACCTCCCAGGTTTTGTGCAGCAGGCTGTGGACTTAAAGAGTAAAGGTATACAAGAGGTCGCTTGCATTTCTGTCAATGACGCATTTGTCATGGCTGCCTGGGGAAAGGAGCATGGAACAGATGGCAAG GTCCGAATGCTGGCTGATCCTACTGGAGCGTTTACAAAG gCAGTTGACCTGCTACTTGACAGTGATCAGATTGTGCAGGTACTTGGGAACAAGCGATCCAAGAG ATACGCTATGTTGGTGGAAGATGGAGTTGTGAAGAAGATCAATGTGGAGCCTGATGGCACTGGGCTGACTTGCAGCCTGGCTTCCAATGTTCTGTCTGAGCTGTAG
- the esrra gene encoding steroid hormone receptor ERR1, whose protein sequence is MSSRERRTDVYIKAEPSSPEGGGGGRISPGGASSDSSHSGGGGTRGDGVKRYSPPLYTPALRCHFKDEGGDGAEEGSTGNGAGRCKYALSTLPKRLCLVCGDVASGYHYGVASCEACKAFFKRTIQGNIEYSCPASNECEITKRRRKACQACRFTKCLKVGMLKEGVRLDRVRGGRQKYKRRPEVENATYQSAPLPLTKESEKGSSNIIVSHLLVAEPEKLFAMPDPLQPDTAQRTLTTLCDLADRELVVIIGWAKHIPGFLSLSLADQMSVLQSVWLEVLVLGVAYRSLGCEDEVVFAEDFVLDEEMSRVAGLTELNAAISQLARRFRSLNVDREEFVMLKAIALTNSDSVYIEDMEAVQKLRDLLHQALLELECQQHPDDPQRAGRLLLTLPLLRQTAGRALTTFYSIKTRGGVPMHKLFLEMLEAMMDSP, encoded by the exons ATGTCTTCCAGGGAGCGTCGGACAGATGTCTACATAAAGGCAGAACCGAGCAGTCCAGAGGGAGGTGGGGGAGGTCGGATCAGCCCTGGCGGAGCCTCCTCAGACTCCTCTCACAGTGGAGGTGGAGGAACCAGAGGAGACGGGGTTAAACGTTACTCTCCGCCACTTTACACACCGGCTCTGCGTTGCCACTTCAAAGACGAGGGTGGGGATGGGGCAGAGGAGGGCTCCACTGGAAACGGAGCAGGGCGATGCAAGTACGCCCTGAGCACGCTACCGAAGAGGCTGTGTTTAGTATGCGGGGATGTGGCCTCAGGTTACCACTATGGCGTGGCGTCATGTGAGGCCTGCAAAGCATTTTTCAAGAGAACCATTCAAG GTAACATTGAATACAGCTGTCCAGCATCGAATGAGTGTGAGATCACCAAGAGGCGCAGAAAGGCTTGTCAGGCATGCCGCTTCACTAAGTGCCTCAAAGTAGGCATGCTGAAAGAGG GAGTTCGTCTTGACAGGGTCAGAGGTGGAAGGCAGAAGTACAAAAGACGCCCCGAAGTGGAGAATGCAACATACCAGAGTGCCCCTCTACCACTGACAAAGGAGAGTGAAAAAG GTTCCTCCAACATCATTGTGTCCCACCTTCTGGTGGCAGAGCCAGAAAAGTTATTTGCCATGCCTGACCCTCTGCAGCCCGACACAGCCCAGCGCACGCTCACCACCCTTTGTGACCTGGCTGACCGGGAGCTGGTCGTCATCATTGGCTGGGCCAAACACATTCCTG GCTTCCTGTCGCTGTCCCTGGCAGACCAGATGTCTGTGCTGCAGTCAGTGTGGCTGGAGGTGCTGGTGCTGGGTGTAGCGTACCGCTCGCTTGGCTGTGAGGACGAGGTGGTGTTCGCAGAGGATTTTGTCCTTGATGAGGAGATGTCACGTGTCGCTGGACTGACAGAGCTGAATGCAGCAATTAGTCAACTTGCTCGCCGTTTCAGGTCACTAAACGTGGACCGGGAGGAATTTGTCATGCTAAAAGCCATCGCACTCACTAACTCAG ACTCTGTTTACATCGAGGACATGGAGGCTGTGCAGAAGCTGCGGGACCTCCTCCACCAGGCCCTGCTGGAGCTGGAATGTCAGCAGCACCCAGACGACCCCCAGCGGGCAGGACGCCTCCTTTTAACATTGCCTCTCCTCCGACAGACTGCAGGCCGTGCTCTTACTACCTTCTACAGCATCAAGACCCGTGGTGGTGTACCCATGCACAAACTATTCCTGGAGATGCTGGAAGCCATGATGGACTCTCCCTAG
- the banf1 gene encoding barrier-to-autointegration factor translates to MSSTSQKHRDFVAEPMGEKPVMALAGIGEVLGRRLEEKGFDKAYVVLGQFLVLKKDEELFRDWLKDTCGANVKQQGDCYGCLKEWCDAFL, encoded by the exons ATGTCGTCGACGTCCCAAAAACATAGAGATTTTGTGGCTGAGCCCATGGGTGAGAAGCCTGTGATGGCTCTTGCAGGCATTGGAGAGGTCCTTGGCAGAAGACTGGAGGAAAAAGGTTTTGACAAG GCGTATGTCGTCCTCGGGCAGTTTCTAGTGCTAAAGAAAGACGAGGAGCTTTTTCGGGACTGGCTGAAGGACACTTGCGGGGCAAATGTCAAACAACAAGGTGACTGCTATGGCTGTCTTAAAGAATGGTGTGACGCCTTCTTATAA